A genomic segment from Ciconia boyciana chromosome 5, ASM3463844v1, whole genome shotgun sequence encodes:
- the UGDH gene encoding UDP-glucose 6-dehydrogenase isoform X1, whose protein sequence is MFEIRKICCIGAGYVGGPTCSVIAQMCPNIKVTVVDVNEARINAWNSDTLPIYEPGLKEVVESCRGRNLFFSTSIDDAIREADLVFISVNTPTKTYGMGKGRAADLKYIEACARRIVQNSNGYKIVTEKSTVPVRAAESIRRIFDANTKPNLDLQVLSNPEFLAEGTAIRDLKNPDRVLIGGDDSPEGQKAVHALCAVYEHWVPKEKILTTNTWSSELSKLAANAFLAQRISSINSISALCEATGADVEEVARAIGTDQRIGNKFLKASVGFGGSCFQKDVLNLVYLCEALNLPEVARYWQQVIDMNDYQRRRFASRIIDSLFNTVTDKKIAILGFAFKKDTGDTRESSSIYISKYLMDEGAKLHIYDPKVPKEQIILDLSHPGVSEDNQVSRLVTISKDPYEACDGAHALVICTEWDMFKELDYERIHKKMLKPAFIFDGRRVLDDLHNELQVIGFQIETIGKKVSAKRIPFASSCEIPKFSLQDPPVKKPRV, encoded by the exons ATGTTTGAAATTAGGAAGATTTGCTGCATTGGTGCTGGTTATGTTGGTGGGCCCACCTGTAGTGTTATTGCACAGATGTGTCCCAATATCAAAGTTACTGTTGTGGATGTCAATGAGGCCAGAATCAATGCCTGGAATTCAGATACGCTCCCAATCTATGAG ccAGGGTTAAAAGAAGTGGTAGAATCCTGTCGAGGAAGAAACCTCTTCTTTTCCACCAGTATTGATGATGCCATTAGAGAAGCTGatcttgtatttatttct GTTAACACTCCGACAAAGACCTATGGGATGGGAAAAGGCCGAGCAGCTGATCTGAAATACATTGAAGCTTGTGCAAGACGAATTGTACAAAATTCAAATGGCTATAAAATTGTCACAGAGAAAAGCACGGTTCCAGTACGTGCTGCAGAGAGCATTCGTCGAATATTTGATGCTAATACTAAGCCTAACTTGGATTTGCAG GTGCTGTCTAACCCAGAGTTCCTTGCAGAAGGAACAGCCATCAGGGACCTGAAGAACCCAGACAGAGTGCTTATCGGTGGAGATGATTCTCCAGAGGGACAGAAAGCTGTCCATGCTCTTTGTGCTGTTTATGAGCACTGGGTGCCCAAAGAAAAAATCCTCACAACCAATACCTGGTCATCAGAACTTTCTAAACTG GCAGCTAATGCTTTCCTTGCCCAAAGAATCAGCAGCATTAACTCAATCAGTGCTCTGTGTGAAGCTACAGGAGCAGATGTTGAAGAAGTAGCAAGAGCTATTGGAACAGACCAAAGAATTGGAAATAAGTTTCTCAAAGCCAGTGTTG gatTTGGAGGTAGCTGTTTTCAGAAGGATGTCTTGAATTTAGTGTATCTCTGTGAGGCACTGAACTTACCTGAAGTAGCCCGCTATTGGCAACAG GTAATAGACATGAATGATTATCAGAGAAGAAGATTTGCTTCCCGCATTATTGACAGCTTGTTCAATACTGTCACTGATAAGAAGATTGCTATTTTAGGGTTTGCATTCAAAAAGGATACTGGGGACACAAg AGAGTCATCCAGTATCTACATTAGCAAGTATTTAATGGATGAAGGAGCAAAGCTCCATATCTATGATCCTAAAGTACCTAAGGAACAAATAATCTTGGATCTCTCACATCCAGGTGTCTCAGAAGATAACCAAG TGTCTCGGTTGGTCACTATCAGTAAAGATCCCTATGAAGCCTGTGATGGAGCTCATGCCCTTGTAATTTGCACTGAATGGGACATGTTTAAG GAGTTGGATTATGAACGTATTCATAAGAAGATGCTGAAGCCTGCATTTATCTTTGATGGTAGGAGAGTTCTAGATGATCTTCACAATGAGCTACAAGTCATTGGCTTCCAG attgAAACAATTGGGAAGAAGGTGTCAGCCAAAAGAAttccttttgcttcttcatGTGAAATTCCTAAGTTCAGCCTGCAGGACCCACCTGTCAAAAAGCCTAGGGTATAA
- the UGDH gene encoding UDP-glucose 6-dehydrogenase isoform X2 gives MGKGRAADLKYIEACARRIVQNSNGYKIVTEKSTVPVRAAESIRRIFDANTKPNLDLQVLSNPEFLAEGTAIRDLKNPDRVLIGGDDSPEGQKAVHALCAVYEHWVPKEKILTTNTWSSELSKLAANAFLAQRISSINSISALCEATGADVEEVARAIGTDQRIGNKFLKASVGFGGSCFQKDVLNLVYLCEALNLPEVARYWQQVIDMNDYQRRRFASRIIDSLFNTVTDKKIAILGFAFKKDTGDTRESSSIYISKYLMDEGAKLHIYDPKVPKEQIILDLSHPGVSEDNQVSRLVTISKDPYEACDGAHALVICTEWDMFKELDYERIHKKMLKPAFIFDGRRVLDDLHNELQVIGFQIETIGKKVSAKRIPFASSCEIPKFSLQDPPVKKPRV, from the exons ATGGGAAAAGGCCGAGCAGCTGATCTGAAATACATTGAAGCTTGTGCAAGACGAATTGTACAAAATTCAAATGGCTATAAAATTGTCACAGAGAAAAGCACGGTTCCAGTACGTGCTGCAGAGAGCATTCGTCGAATATTTGATGCTAATACTAAGCCTAACTTGGATTTGCAG GTGCTGTCTAACCCAGAGTTCCTTGCAGAAGGAACAGCCATCAGGGACCTGAAGAACCCAGACAGAGTGCTTATCGGTGGAGATGATTCTCCAGAGGGACAGAAAGCTGTCCATGCTCTTTGTGCTGTTTATGAGCACTGGGTGCCCAAAGAAAAAATCCTCACAACCAATACCTGGTCATCAGAACTTTCTAAACTG GCAGCTAATGCTTTCCTTGCCCAAAGAATCAGCAGCATTAACTCAATCAGTGCTCTGTGTGAAGCTACAGGAGCAGATGTTGAAGAAGTAGCAAGAGCTATTGGAACAGACCAAAGAATTGGAAATAAGTTTCTCAAAGCCAGTGTTG gatTTGGAGGTAGCTGTTTTCAGAAGGATGTCTTGAATTTAGTGTATCTCTGTGAGGCACTGAACTTACCTGAAGTAGCCCGCTATTGGCAACAG GTAATAGACATGAATGATTATCAGAGAAGAAGATTTGCTTCCCGCATTATTGACAGCTTGTTCAATACTGTCACTGATAAGAAGATTGCTATTTTAGGGTTTGCATTCAAAAAGGATACTGGGGACACAAg AGAGTCATCCAGTATCTACATTAGCAAGTATTTAATGGATGAAGGAGCAAAGCTCCATATCTATGATCCTAAAGTACCTAAGGAACAAATAATCTTGGATCTCTCACATCCAGGTGTCTCAGAAGATAACCAAG TGTCTCGGTTGGTCACTATCAGTAAAGATCCCTATGAAGCCTGTGATGGAGCTCATGCCCTTGTAATTTGCACTGAATGGGACATGTTTAAG GAGTTGGATTATGAACGTATTCATAAGAAGATGCTGAAGCCTGCATTTATCTTTGATGGTAGGAGAGTTCTAGATGATCTTCACAATGAGCTACAAGTCATTGGCTTCCAG attgAAACAATTGGGAAGAAGGTGTCAGCCAAAAGAAttccttttgcttcttcatGTGAAATTCCTAAGTTCAGCCTGCAGGACCCACCTGTCAAAAAGCCTAGGGTATAA